In a single window of the Flavobacterium sp. W4I14 genome:
- a CDS encoding hypothetical protein (product_source=Hypo-rule applied; cleavage_site_network=SignalP-noTM; transmembrane_helix_parts=Inside_1_12,TMhelix_13_32,Outside_33_213): MYLCCMKSAKLSALIFFLITSLSCLSIHVLAQNKQTKLADIFENIDRLNGNDMIERLAAQRSEFNKNGSKNSLPKAEYIINRNNLTLISFNGLNYYIKNNRVIGIQGLNLSDEVLNQITNKLVLLDSIQFNQSERSNTEHFNPNVDFQKIRNIDRQFMLTLKMLSSTVRDIAALTKSENPSLTVEANVAKMRLPNIDKAADKSNMQSLVSLSK; encoded by the coding sequence ATGTATCTTTGCTGCATGAAAAGTGCCAAATTATCCGCTCTAATATTTTTTTTAATTACCTCATTATCTTGCTTATCAATTCATGTTCTTGCTCAAAACAAGCAAACCAAACTAGCTGATATTTTCGAAAATATAGATAGATTGAACGGAAACGATATGATTGAACGTTTAGCTGCTCAGCGCAGTGAATTTAATAAAAACGGTTCGAAAAACAGCCTTCCAAAGGCAGAATACATCATCAACAGGAATAACTTAACCCTCATTAGCTTTAATGGCTTGAATTATTATATAAAAAATAACAGGGTAATAGGCATACAAGGACTAAATCTTTCGGATGAAGTATTGAACCAGATTACAAACAAATTGGTTCTCCTGGACAGCATTCAGTTTAATCAAAGTGAACGGTCGAATACCGAACATTTTAATCCAAATGTTGATTTTCAAAAGATCAGGAATATCGACCGTCAATTTATGCTTACACTTAAAATGTTGTCGAGTACAGTAAGAGACATAGCAGCACTTACAAAAAGTGAAAATCCATCTTTAACCGTTGAGGCAAACGTTGCAAAAATGCGCCTACCAAATATTGATAAGGCTGCAGATAAATCAAATATGCAATCGCTGGTCTCCTTATCCAAATAA
- a CDS encoding hypothetical protein (product_source=Hypo-rule applied): MTNDGKCKMKNGQDSARITDIFNKMVVISTGTQWNGEIYLNRFLDCVALRSK, translated from the coding sequence ATGACGAATGATGGAAAATGTAAGATGAAAAATGGACAGGATTCTGCACGAATCACCGATATCTTCAATAAAATGGTCGTCATCTCGACTGGAACGCAGTGGAACGGAGAGATCTATCTCAATAGATTTCTCGACTGCGTTGCACTTCGCTCGAAATGA
- a CDS encoding luciferase family oxidoreductase group 1 (product_source=TIGR03558; cath_funfam=3.20.20.30; cog=COG2141; pfam=PF00296; superfamily=51679; tigrfam=TIGR03558) — translation MADHLLKNIPYSVLDLATVLDGFTAADTFKTSLDLAKQSEALGYTRYWFAEHHNMAGVASSATAVLIGYIAGGTNSIRVGSGGIMLPNHAPLIVAEQFGTLASLYPNRIDLGLGRAPGTDQVTAMAIRGENFSAVHSFPRDIEKLQQFFSASNNRASVRAIPGEGLDIPIWILGSSTDSARLAAEKGLPYAFASHFAPAYFEQAIAIYRNNFKPSPFLQEPYVMACVNVVAADTDAEAERLSSSVKRMFLGVITGKRELLKPAVDDINQYWDQLEKEAVEQMLYYSFIGSAETIKGNLEAFVTKYGVNEIMSTSHIYDHQAKLHSNKVFAGLFGSD, via the coding sequence ATGGCTGATCACTTATTGAAAAATATTCCTTATTCCGTTCTCGATCTTGCAACGGTGTTAGATGGTTTTACTGCTGCAGATACTTTTAAAACAAGCCTCGATTTAGCTAAACAGTCTGAAGCTCTAGGCTATACACGTTACTGGTTTGCCGAACACCATAATATGGCTGGTGTTGCCAGTTCGGCAACAGCTGTGCTTATTGGTTATATTGCTGGTGGTACCAATAGCATCCGCGTAGGCTCTGGAGGTATTATGCTGCCCAATCACGCACCCTTAATTGTTGCCGAACAATTTGGTACTTTGGCTTCTCTTTATCCCAACCGTATCGATCTGGGTTTGGGCAGGGCACCTGGAACCGATCAGGTTACGGCGATGGCCATCCGAGGCGAAAACTTTAGTGCCGTTCATAGTTTTCCCAGGGATATTGAGAAACTCCAACAGTTTTTCTCTGCCAGTAACAACCGGGCAAGTGTAAGGGCCATTCCCGGAGAAGGATTGGATATCCCGATCTGGATTTTAGGTTCGAGTACTGATAGTGCCCGATTAGCAGCAGAAAAGGGCCTCCCTTATGCTTTTGCCAGTCATTTTGCACCAGCTTATTTCGAACAAGCCATCGCCATTTATAGAAATAACTTTAAGCCATCCCCATTTTTACAGGAACCTTATGTGATGGCCTGTGTAAATGTGGTTGCTGCCGATACCGATGCAGAAGCCGAGCGCTTATCAAGTTCGGTAAAGCGGATGTTTCTGGGTGTAATTACAGGTAAAAGAGAATTGTTAAAGCCTGCAGTTGATGATATCAATCAATATTGGGATCAGTTGGAAAAAGAAGCTGTAGAACAAATGTTATATTATTCTTTTATTGGTAGTGCCGAAACCATTAAGGGAAACTTAGAAGCTTTTGTTACCAAATATGGCGTAAACGAGATTATGAGCACCTCGCATATTTACGATCATCAGGCAAAATTGCATTCGAATAAAGTTTTTGCAGGGTTGTTTGGGAGCGATTAG
- a CDS encoding TonB-linked SusC/RagA family outer membrane protein (product_source=TIGR04056; cath_funfam=2.170.130.10,2.60.40.1120; cleavage_site_network=SignalP-noTM; cog=COG4206; ko=KO:K21573; pfam=PF00593,PF07715,PF13715; superfamily=49464,56935; tigrfam=TIGR04056; transmembrane_helix_parts=Inside_1_20,TMhelix_21_40,Outside_41_1115), producing the protein MKPTSAKRTSALYKIMKYSCLTFSILCIFCSSILASAGMAQKLEKTTVSITLNKGRKMTEIIKEIESRTGLSFVYNPDQLQQKNMFVSGDFTTEPVRSLLDRLGLQVLEKGEYVVLNNAVFNKPDRIITGIVKDSTGISLPGVSVKVLGTQSGTITDGNGAYRIEVGADAVLSFSMIGYRTKEVKVGENQIINMVLNEERSMLADVVVVGYGTQKKETLTGAISIVGLDKLSSRSLNSVGEVLAGKSPGVIVTNEGGDPTSAPRINIRGAGGINGENVLYVIDGSIFSGTPQLNPNDIESISVLKDASAAIYGARASGGVVLVTTKKGKSGKMQISFDAKLGQQSAWKKLEPLNAQQRAQVAATAAKNGGTTILPAFDISKYPDGQITRTNWMDEVFRDGLLQDYNAAINGGSEKSNYYLSFNYRNAEGIVLNTKTKRYNFRINTEHEVTNWLKVGENLSYSSTNGNGANTSSDYTGALLSAIYYPTNGTPYNADGSFAGLPGGQYAGDYGDIVNPVADLQRIDINNPVNVLVVNPYANIKLAKGLTFRSNLSITKTDAAFKSFTPKRPEVGKPVLSNSLQESSSRANDFLAEQVLSYKATFGSHQLDLTGGYSFQKTKSNSLSASGAGFDDESPQYRYLVNATVIQPSVSGMYEQALSSLFLRANYNYKEKYLLSLIGRRDGSSLLSKNNRTKNYGSASLGWVVSKEDFLKDATWLNELKLRGSYGILGNLGSLNASAVNPLLSATQSYFGQTPTLQNGYVQNVLANKDLTWAESKQTNFGLDMTVLNRLSLNADYFIKETNKMILTRSLPGTAGLNTQTINAGIVKDKGIELGLTYNSDKNAAFTYTVNATLTKINNKVQELAPGLENIAVGTNFRNELAPLTIRVGQPLYSYYVLKTDGIFQSQAEADNYKNAKGTKIQPNAKAGDFKFVDINGDGSIDGKDRYFAGSAYPDFSYGLSFNASYKNFDFNIFAQGVQGNKLFNAVKRTTYSASGPSYNKLVGILDAWSPENPGGKVPIISTSDANGNFNASDFYIEDGSYLRIRNITLGYSLPKSIANKLKTGGVRFYATANNLFTITKYSGFDPEIGMDNNGVDVGRYPQARSFILGLSVNL; encoded by the coding sequence ATGAAACCAACCTCCGCTAAGAGGACATCAGCTCTTTATAAGATCATGAAATACTCATGTTTAACATTTTCAATTCTCTGCATATTTTGCAGCTCAATCCTGGCCTCGGCAGGTATGGCACAAAAGTTAGAGAAAACTACCGTCAGCATTACGCTAAACAAAGGCCGTAAAATGACCGAAATTATCAAAGAAATAGAGTCGCGCACCGGACTTAGCTTTGTGTACAATCCAGATCAGCTGCAACAAAAAAACATGTTTGTAAGTGGTGATTTCACAACGGAACCCGTACGGTCGTTATTGGATAGACTTGGGTTACAAGTTTTAGAAAAAGGTGAATATGTAGTTTTAAACAATGCTGTGTTTAATAAACCCGACCGGATTATTACAGGGATAGTAAAAGATTCGACAGGTATATCTTTACCGGGTGTTTCGGTAAAAGTACTGGGTACGCAAAGCGGAACCATAACCGACGGCAACGGTGCTTATCGCATTGAAGTAGGTGCTGATGCGGTGTTATCGTTCTCTATGATCGGTTATCGCACCAAAGAAGTAAAAGTGGGCGAAAACCAGATTATTAATATGGTATTGAATGAAGAACGTTCGATGCTTGCCGATGTGGTGGTAGTAGGTTACGGAACGCAGAAAAAAGAAACTTTAACAGGTGCAATCAGCATTGTTGGGTTAGATAAACTTTCTTCGCGCTCATTAAATAGTGTTGGTGAGGTATTGGCCGGAAAATCTCCTGGGGTAATTGTAACCAATGAGGGCGGTGATCCAACTTCTGCTCCACGCATTAATATCCGCGGTGCGGGAGGGATTAACGGAGAAAATGTATTGTATGTAATCGATGGGTCTATATTTTCAGGTACACCACAACTTAATCCTAATGATATCGAATCGATATCGGTATTAAAGGATGCATCTGCGGCAATTTACGGCGCCAGGGCATCAGGAGGTGTGGTATTGGTCACAACTAAAAAAGGAAAGAGCGGTAAAATGCAGATTAGTTTCGATGCCAAACTTGGACAACAAAGCGCATGGAAGAAATTAGAGCCATTAAACGCTCAGCAACGCGCACAGGTGGCCGCAACTGCTGCCAAAAACGGTGGTACAACCATATTACCAGCTTTTGATATTTCGAAATATCCTGATGGACAGATTACCCGCACCAACTGGATGGACGAGGTTTTTAGAGATGGATTGTTACAGGATTACAATGCCGCAATAAACGGTGGTAGCGAAAAATCTAATTATTACCTAAGTTTCAATTACCGTAATGCTGAAGGCATTGTGTTAAATACCAAAACTAAGCGCTATAACTTCAGGATCAATACCGAGCATGAAGTAACCAATTGGTTAAAAGTTGGAGAAAACTTGTCGTATAGCAGTACCAATGGAAACGGTGCAAATACCAGCAGCGATTATACTGGGGCCTTACTTTCGGCTATCTATTACCCAACCAACGGAACGCCATATAATGCAGACGGCAGTTTTGCCGGTTTACCAGGCGGACAATATGCTGGCGATTATGGCGATATTGTTAATCCAGTTGCTGATCTGCAACGTATCGATATAAACAATCCTGTAAATGTGCTTGTGGTTAATCCTTATGCCAATATTAAATTAGCAAAGGGCTTAACTTTCAGATCTAACTTAAGCATCACTAAAACCGATGCTGCATTTAAAAGCTTTACGCCAAAAAGGCCCGAGGTAGGAAAACCGGTATTAAGCAATAGTTTACAGGAAAGCAGCAGTCGTGCCAACGATTTTCTTGCTGAGCAGGTTTTAAGTTATAAAGCAACCTTTGGTAGTCACCAACTAGATCTTACCGGTGGTTATTCTTTCCAGAAAACTAAAAGCAATAGCTTGTCAGCTTCAGGAGCAGGTTTTGACGACGAATCGCCTCAATACAGATACCTGGTTAACGCAACAGTTATTCAGCCGTCGGTTAGCGGGATGTATGAACAGGCACTTTCTTCATTATTTTTAAGGGCCAATTATAATTACAAAGAAAAATATTTATTGTCGCTAATCGGCCGTCGTGATGGATCATCGCTGTTAAGTAAAAATAACAGGACGAAAAACTACGGATCAGCTTCCCTCGGTTGGGTGGTAAGCAAAGAAGATTTTCTTAAAGACGCAACCTGGTTAAATGAATTGAAACTAAGGGGCAGTTATGGCATATTGGGTAATTTAGGATCGCTTAATGCCTCTGCTGTAAATCCATTGTTAAGTGCTACTCAAAGTTATTTCGGGCAAACACCAACTTTACAAAATGGTTATGTACAGAATGTTTTAGCCAATAAAGATTTAACATGGGCAGAATCAAAGCAAACGAACTTTGGTCTTGATATGACAGTTCTCAACAGATTAAGCCTTAATGCTGATTATTTTATCAAAGAAACAAATAAGATGATCTTAACCAGGTCGCTACCAGGGACAGCAGGTTTAAATACGCAGACCATAAATGCTGGTATTGTAAAAGATAAAGGTATAGAACTGGGTTTAACTTATAATAGTGATAAAAATGCAGCATTTACTTATACCGTAAACGCTACTTTAACCAAAATTAACAACAAAGTACAGGAACTGGCACCGGGCTTGGAAAACATTGCTGTGGGTACCAACTTCCGTAATGAACTTGCACCGCTTACCATTCGGGTTGGCCAACCTTTGTATAGTTACTATGTGTTAAAAACGGATGGTATTTTCCAGAGTCAGGCAGAAGCTGATAACTATAAAAACGCTAAGGGAACTAAGATTCAGCCGAATGCAAAAGCAGGTGATTTTAAATTTGTTGACATCAATGGCGATGGATCTATTGATGGTAAAGACCGTTATTTCGCTGGCAGTGCTTATCCTGATTTCTCTTACGGATTGAGCTTTAATGCAAGTTATAAAAATTTCGATTTCAATATTTTTGCGCAAGGTGTACAGGGGAATAAATTGTTTAATGCGGTAAAGCGTACTACTTATAGTGCTAGTGGGCCATCTTACAATAAACTGGTCGGTATTCTCGATGCCTGGTCGCCAGAGAATCCTGGTGGTAAAGTGCCGATTATTTCAACAAGTGATGCTAATGGAAATTTTAATGCTTCCGATTTTTATATCGAAGATGGTTCTTACCTGCGCATCCGTAACATAACCCTGGGTTACAGTTTGCCAAAATCAATCGCCAATAAATTAAAAACAGGTGGAGTAAGGTTTTATGCTACCGCAAACAATCTTTTCACCATTACCAAATACTCGGGCTTTGATCCAGAAATCGGAATGGACAACAACGGAGTGGATGTTGGGCGTTATCCTCAAGCCAGAAGCTTTATCCTTGGTTTAAGCGTAAATCTATAA
- a CDS encoding transmembrane sensor (product_source=KO:K07165; cath_funfam=3.90.930.12; cog=COG3712; ko=KO:K07165; pfam=PF04773,PF16344; superfamily=50800; transmembrane_helix_parts=Inside_1_73,TMhelix_74_93,Outside_94_314), translating into MTEEQAKELLQKYLNKQASPQEQKKVEEWYATLDQENIKLAADRKAAIGGQMLVHLQTAMRQKSKHGKVFKLQSFIRIAAAILIIITLGISIWRFNTPVKLENQVTVVTGSKEQKHITLSDGSVILLGPSAKLCYPKAFASNNREIALKEGEAFFDITHQEKRPFTVHIASGVDVRVLGTSFKVKSYQASKHIEVAVITGKVAVSNKKVNLGTLIKDEFLIYDKTAGRADIGKNKSVAYIELAFDGATLDQVISKLQYAYSIKILLNDSALAKLKTTASFSSKQSPEEILDIICSLHHLKFNGSKNHKTFNIYR; encoded by the coding sequence ATGACAGAAGAACAGGCAAAGGAACTGCTGCAGAAATATCTCAATAAGCAGGCAAGTCCGCAAGAGCAAAAAAAAGTTGAAGAGTGGTATGCCACGCTCGATCAGGAAAATATTAAATTGGCGGCCGACCGGAAAGCAGCAATAGGGGGACAGATGCTTGTTCACCTCCAAACTGCTATGCGCCAAAAGTCAAAACATGGCAAAGTATTCAAACTACAGTCTTTTATCAGGATCGCTGCCGCCATACTCATCATCATTACACTGGGAATAAGCATCTGGAGATTCAATACCCCAGTGAAGCTTGAAAATCAGGTTACTGTAGTTACAGGAAGTAAAGAACAGAAGCACATTACTTTATCAGATGGTTCGGTAATTTTATTAGGTCCGTCTGCAAAACTCTGTTATCCTAAAGCATTCGCTTCAAACAACCGTGAGATTGCACTAAAAGAGGGTGAAGCTTTTTTTGATATTACCCATCAGGAAAAAAGACCATTTACGGTACATATTGCATCTGGGGTCGACGTCAGGGTGTTGGGTACCTCTTTCAAGGTTAAGTCCTATCAGGCCAGCAAACACATCGAAGTTGCCGTAATTACCGGAAAAGTTGCCGTAAGCAACAAAAAAGTAAATCTGGGCACATTGATTAAAGATGAGTTTTTAATCTATGATAAAACTGCCGGTCGGGCTGACATTGGCAAAAACAAATCTGTGGCCTATATCGAACTCGCTTTTGATGGTGCTACCCTCGATCAGGTCATCAGCAAACTCCAATATGCCTACAGCATTAAAATTTTGCTGAATGACAGTGCTTTGGCCAAACTTAAAACCACTGCTTCTTTCAGTAGCAAACAATCGCCTGAAGAGATTTTGGATATCATCTGCAGCCTGCACCACCTAAAATTCAACGGATCAAAAAATCATAAAACATTTAATATATACAGATGA
- a CDS encoding hypothetical protein (product_source=Hypo-rule applied; superfamily=54897) — translation MIELDFFFNLPNGDIKHFQLIQLSRGGLWTVYDHGQVLERMVKEDGEWKILLSSSLSEELIQNIGLFIDGQQHQTLPIEIKLRWPKLIEEIIVNSDAEYMVVCKPFVNFRSFEKMFEKFVPAMIKEEWTINFKVYSHDFGEDFIKKLSQKEEKFSYQPIQKW, via the coding sequence ATGATTGAGCTCGACTTTTTCTTTAATCTGCCTAACGGCGATATCAAGCATTTTCAGCTTATCCAGCTTTCGAGAGGTGGGCTATGGACTGTTTATGACCATGGACAGGTTTTAGAAAGGATGGTAAAAGAAGATGGGGAATGGAAAATATTGCTAAGCAGTTCCTTATCTGAAGAGCTTATACAAAATATAGGGCTGTTTATTGATGGGCAGCAACATCAAACTTTGCCTATCGAGATTAAATTGAGATGGCCAAAACTTATTGAGGAAATTATTGTGAATTCAGATGCTGAATACATGGTGGTCTGTAAACCCTTTGTAAATTTCAGATCATTTGAAAAAATGTTTGAAAAGTTTGTACCTGCCATGATAAAGGAGGAGTGGACGATCAATTTTAAAGTTTATAGCCATGATTTTGGCGAAGATTTTATAAAGAAACTTAGCCAAAAGGAAGAAAAATTCAGTTATCAACCTATTCAGAAATGGTAA
- a CDS encoding RNA polymerase sigma-70 factor (family 1) (product_source=TIGR02985; cath_funfam=1.10.10.10,1.10.1740.10; cog=COG1595; pfam=PF04542,PF08281; superfamily=88659,88946; tigrfam=TIGR02985): MDNSLFLSLQLGDHQAMEAIYRIYWEDVFDVALKKMSDEALAQDITQEIFISLWENRTAINLTGSLGAYLYGAVKYKVINYFRSGSIKEQHQTALKALMDEQHIAAADDKLILKELHLEVDAAIALLPEKMQLVFSMSRKQEKSIKEIASELDVSVQTVKNQISAALKLLKKSLSYILLIAALIGLT; the protein is encoded by the coding sequence TTGGACAATTCATTATTTTTATCGTTACAGCTTGGAGATCATCAGGCAATGGAGGCGATCTACAGGATCTACTGGGAGGATGTTTTTGATGTTGCGCTGAAAAAAATGAGCGATGAGGCGCTGGCGCAGGATATTACACAGGAGATTTTCATATCCCTCTGGGAGAACCGAACAGCAATTAACCTAACAGGAAGCCTCGGTGCCTACCTGTATGGTGCAGTGAAATATAAGGTGATTAATTATTTTAGGTCGGGCAGTATAAAAGAACAACATCAAACTGCACTTAAAGCACTAATGGACGAGCAGCATATTGCAGCAGCTGATGATAAACTGATTTTAAAAGAGCTTCATTTAGAAGTTGATGCAGCCATTGCACTTTTACCCGAAAAAATGCAATTGGTATTCTCGATGAGCCGAAAACAGGAAAAATCCATCAAAGAAATAGCTTCAGAACTTGATGTATCTGTTCAGACCGTAAAAAACCAGATTTCTGCAGCGCTAAAACTGCTTAAAAAAAGCCTTTCCTATATTCTACTTATTGCGGCTTTAATCGGCTTAACATAA
- a CDS encoding DNA-binding LytR/AlgR family response regulator (product_source=COG3279; cath_funfam=3.40.50.2300; cog=COG3279; pfam=PF00072,PF04397; smart=SM00448,SM00850; superfamily=52172) — protein MIKCIAIDDQFSSLAGLQKYIEDTPNMRLVQQYTDPITALTELANSETVDIIFMDVEMPQISGLELAKAIRFRTRKLIFTTSHQEYAFDAFEAAGDAYLLKPYSYAKFATTITRLFGQEMTGGANEDYFLVKNKEEEHRAVMVKYEDIIAFESFHNYIKIHTVEKVIIAYLSLKDVREQLSIKKGFIQLHRGYIVAIDKILYVDGNRITMNNHISFTVGDIYYNEFKGFMSTKLIISSRKK, from the coding sequence ATGATTAAGTGCATAGCCATAGACGACCAGTTCAGTTCCTTAGCGGGGCTACAAAAATATATTGAAGATACTCCGAACATGCGACTCGTCCAGCAGTATACTGATCCAATTACTGCTTTAACAGAGCTAGCCAACTCAGAAACAGTCGATATAATTTTTATGGATGTGGAAATGCCTCAGATTTCCGGTCTGGAATTGGCTAAGGCCATCCGCTTTAGAACCAGGAAACTCATCTTCACCACTTCACACCAGGAATACGCATTTGATGCTTTTGAAGCTGCAGGAGATGCTTATTTGCTTAAACCATACAGCTATGCTAAATTTGCCACTACGATTACCCGGCTTTTTGGACAGGAAATGACAGGTGGTGCAAATGAAGATTATTTTCTTGTTAAAAACAAAGAAGAAGAACACCGTGCGGTAATGGTTAAATATGAAGATATTATTGCTTTTGAAAGTTTTCACAATTACATTAAAATACATACTGTAGAAAAAGTAATTATTGCTTACTTAAGCTTAAAAGATGTTCGGGAACAGCTTAGCATTAAGAAAGGTTTTATACAGTTACACCGCGGTTATATTGTTGCTATTGATAAGATTTTATATGTTGATGGCAACAGGATTACCATGAACAACCACATCAGCTTTACCGTTGGTGATATTTATTATAATGAGTTTAAGGGTTTTATGTCTACTAAACTGATCATCAGTAGCCGTAAAAAATAA
- a CDS encoding hypothetical protein (product_source=Hypo-rule applied): protein MKTQKLAKRTLFVFKKKYSGKLGETTTTSEPTTTTFTTNTGII, encoded by the coding sequence ATGAAAACTCAAAAATTAGCTAAAAGAACACTTTTTGTATTTAAAAAAAAATATAGTGGAAAATTAGGTGAAACCACCACCACCTCCGAACCAACCACTACAACATTTACTACGAATACAGGAATAATTTAA
- a CDS encoding sensor histidine kinase YesM (product_source=COG2972; cath_funfam=3.30.565.10; cog=COG2972; pfam=PF06580; superfamily=55874; transmembrane_helix_parts=Outside_1_19,TMhelix_20_42,Inside_43_48,TMhelix_49_66,Outside_67_80,TMhelix_81_103,Inside_104_123,TMhelix_124_141,Outside_142_379), which yields MNRLKLSNGMLRNWLYTYRIHIIAWSAFIIWETVMVVYFIGMLGTFGNYAIHYTINITLFYTYALLIEKATAFPNEAVWKVPLVVILTILTYLGIVTGVDILLNTYTNILPGKLPSLEIRITKVLYRGSFFLLFSTGYYFLKRFIKEKAEKSRIEKQRFQMLIDKEKMDKELAMSKNAFMKAQINPHLLFNTFEFVHQKLSTYSPEDAKVMLYLSDMMRFAANTQHNEGYVYLSEEIAQCENLIGLHRITQGAIYIELASGPDLGEIKLIPLVLLTILENMFKHGNLNDIENKATIDVYTFDDKLRIESRNLPRLVQSKVGFGSGMDNIRNRLKYAYHQNAEITAGIDEEGFYILSISISLNALIIESEDKKAEQTISL from the coding sequence ATGAATAGGTTAAAATTGAGCAACGGGATGTTGAGAAACTGGCTGTATACTTACCGGATACACATAATTGCATGGTCGGCATTTATAATCTGGGAAACTGTTATGGTTGTTTATTTTATCGGCATGTTAGGCACATTTGGCAACTATGCTATTCATTATACTATTAATATCACCTTATTTTACACCTATGCTTTACTGATAGAGAAAGCAACAGCATTTCCTAATGAAGCGGTATGGAAAGTTCCCTTAGTCGTTATCCTCACAATCTTGACTTATTTGGGTATAGTTACCGGCGTAGACATTCTGCTAAATACTTATACCAATATTTTACCTGGGAAATTACCAAGTCTTGAGATCAGAATAACCAAGGTACTCTATAGGGGTTCGTTTTTCCTTCTTTTTTCTACAGGTTATTATTTCTTAAAGCGGTTCATCAAAGAAAAAGCAGAAAAATCCCGTATTGAAAAACAGCGTTTTCAAATGCTTATTGATAAGGAAAAAATGGATAAGGAACTAGCCATGTCTAAGAATGCTTTCATGAAAGCGCAGATTAATCCACATCTGCTTTTTAATACATTTGAGTTTGTACATCAGAAACTAAGTACCTACTCTCCAGAAGACGCAAAAGTAATGCTTTATCTTTCTGATATGATGCGTTTTGCTGCCAATACTCAACACAATGAAGGCTACGTATATTTAAGCGAAGAAATTGCACAATGCGAAAACCTGATTGGCTTGCACCGCATTACGCAAGGTGCAATTTATATCGAACTTGCCAGCGGCCCCGATCTTGGCGAAATCAAATTAATTCCGCTTGTTTTGCTTACTATTTTGGAAAACATGTTTAAACACGGAAATCTTAATGACATAGAAAATAAGGCCACTATAGATGTTTACACCTTTGATGACAAACTACGTATCGAAAGCCGAAATTTACCCAGATTAGTACAAAGTAAAGTAGGCTTTGGTTCAGGAATGGACAATATCCGTAACCGGTTAAAATACGCTTATCATCAAAATGCTGAAATAACTGCAGGAATTGACGAAGAAGGCTTCTATATTTTAAGCATAAGTATTTCCTTAAATGCATTAATAATAGAATCAGAAGATAAAAAAGCTGAACAAACTATTTCTCTTTAA
- a CDS encoding cold shock CspA family protein (product_source=COG1278; cath_funfam=2.40.50.140; cog=COG1278; pfam=PF00313; superfamily=50249) produces MRKGTICYVDQNSGHGIIKDENEQKIQFFLMELQEEIRLNDEISFEIELTARGLAATKIHLVNTAELTS; encoded by the coding sequence ATGAGAAAGGGTACAATATGCTATGTGGATCAAAATAGTGGACATGGCATTATTAAAGATGAAAATGAACAGAAAATTCAATTCTTTTTAATGGAACTCCAGGAAGAAATCAGGCTCAATGATGAAATTTCTTTTGAAATAGAGCTTACAGCAAGAGGACTGGCTGCAACAAAAATACATTTAGTTAACACTGCAGAATTAACATCTTAA